The Pseudoliparis swirei isolate HS2019 ecotype Mariana Trench chromosome 16, NWPU_hadal_v1, whole genome shotgun sequence genome includes a window with the following:
- the tfr1b gene encoding transferrin receptor 1b, translated as MDRVRSAFNRMVKSERYSRFTLQPAVDGERHIEVKLSEDATEAGDSAGGSPSFRPAPRRQPRSTICYLALGTLLIFVTGYVLGYISHREKAVEAANCGHSAVTPDDYSPEEDSPEADAQMDWDDVTQLLKQKLTSQAFDKTLSDFDSPRRLAGSAEDVRLVNRISGAFKDADMDPWNDVHYVQLQTPDSLHPNRVHFGSDVFEPTGYLAYSATGEVQGKLVYGNYGRPEDLDVLQSNAVGLGGAVLLLRAGKISFAEQVNNAAAKGAAAALIYPDSQDYDYVADTALYGHVHLGSGDPYTPGFPSFNHTQFPPTKSSGLPKIPAQTITATMALALLQKIGGPESDASFKGGMVGVAYQLGGSANVTVEVNNVLVNKELHNVFGVIKGFTDPDRYVVLGAQRDAWGKGYARATVGTAVLVQLARAVREMVKNDGFRPRRSLVFASWSAGEYGSVGATEWLEGYISSIDKRVVSYISLDGVVMGRGSFMASASPLLYSLLETTMRGVKSPLGSVYDMVGTSNWDAQILKPMSSDDPAYPFLAFSGIPSVSFHFISPGTEAYAYYGTNLDSVDHLAYQTNHRTGEMAALAAQFAGQMALRLVHDHLLRLDVGRYSNVLTKAVMRAYRRVQQLTKSGQLKGVDGNWLNRARGSFQRAARGLNTDIQNTDLTDVEAARILNDRLMTVEHSLLSPYVSPLETPFRHLLLGRGAHTLASVAETDDMEELHVQLGLATWTLQGCANAMVGNIWDLDQQI; from the exons ATGGATCGAGTGAGGTCTGCGTTTAACAGGATG GTTAAAAGTGAGCGCTACAGCAGGTTCACTCTGCAGCCAGCCGTagacggagagagacacatTGAGGTCAAACTGTCGGAGGACGCCACCGAGGCCGGGGACTCGGCGGGCGGATCCCCGAGCTTCAGACCGGCACCTCGACGCCAACCTCGAAGTACCATTTGCTACCTGGCCCTCGGGACCCTCCTGATATTCGTCACCG GCTACGTACTCGGTTACATCAGCCACCGGGAAAAGGCGGTGGAGGCGGCGAACTGCGGTCACTCCGCGGTGACGCCAGACGACTACTCGCCGGAAGAGGACTCGCCGGAAGCGGACGCCCAGATGGACTGGGACGACGTCACCCAGCTGCTCAAGCAGAAACTCACCAGCCAGGCCTTTGACAAGACTCTGAG TGATTTTGATTCGCCGAGACGTTTGGCAGGAAGTGCTGAAGACGTCCGCCTAGTGAACCGCATCAGCGGTGCGTTCAAGGACGCGGACATGGACCCCTGGAACGACGTCCACTACGTTCAGCTGCAGACGCCGGACAG CCTGCATCCAAACCGGGTCCACTTTGGTTCGGACGTCTTCGAGCCGACGGGCTACCTGGCCTACAGCGCGACGGGGGAAGTCCAG GGCAAGCTGGTGTACGGCAACTACGGGCGCCCGGAGGACCTGGACGTCCTGCAGAGCAACGCCGTGGGACTGGGAGGCGCCGTGCTGCTGCTCCGGGCCGGAAAGATCAGCTTCGCGGAGCAG GTGAACAACGCTGCCGCCAagggcgccgccgccgcgctgaTCTACCCCGACAGCCAAGATTACGACTACGTGGCGGACACGGCGCTCTACGGACAC GTCCATCTGGGGTCAGGCGACCCCTACACCCCCGGGTTCCCCTCCTTCAACCACACGCAGTTCCCCCCCACCAAGTCGTCCGGACTCCCCAAAATCCCGGCCCAGACCATCACCGCCACCATGGCGTTGGCTCTTCTACA gaaaATCGGCGGTCCTGAATCTGACGCGAGTTTCAAAGGCGGCATGGTGGGCGTGGCTTATCAGCTGGGCGGCAGCGCGAACGTCACCGTGGAGGTGAACAACGTGCTGGTCAACAAGGAGCTCCACAACGTGTTCGGGGTCATCAAAGGCTTCACTGACCCCG ACCGCTACGTGGTCCTGGGAGCTCAGAGAGACGCCTGGGGCAAAGGTTACGCCAGGGCCACCGTCGGCACCGCCGTCCTGGTGCAGCTGGCCAGGGCCGTCCGCGAGATGGTGAAGAACG ACGGGTTCAGACCCCGGAGGAGCCTGGTGTTCGCCAGCTGGAGCGCAGGAGAGTACGGGAGCGTCGGCGCCACCGAGTGGCTGGAG GGTTACATCTCCTCTATCGACAAACGCGTCGTCTCCTACATCAGCCTGGACGGTGTGGTCATGG GTCGCGGGAGCTTCATGGCGTCGGCGAGCCCGCTGCTCTACAGCCTGCTGGAGACCACCATGAGAGGG GTGAAGAGTCCTCTGGGCTCCGTGTACGATATGGTGGGAACCAGTAACTGGGACGCCCAAAT ACTGAAGCCGATGTCCTCTGACGACCCCGCCTATCCCTTTCTGGCCTTCTCTGGAATTCCCTCCGTTTCCTTCCACTTCATCTCTCCCGGC acTGAGGCCTACGCGTACTACGGCACCAACCTGGACAGCGTGGACCACCTGGCTTACCAGACCAACCACCGCACCGGTGAGATGGCGGCGCTGGCGGCCCAGTTCGCCGGCCAGATGGCTCTGCGGCTCGTCCACGACCACCTGCTCCGCCTGGACGTCGGCCGCTACAGCAACGTCCTCACCAAGGCCGTGATGCGCGCCTACAGGCGCGTCCAGCAGCTCACCAAG TCGGGGCAGCTGAAGGGCGTGGACGGCAACTGGCTGAACCGCGCACGCGGCTCCTTCCAGCGCGCCGCCAGGGGACTCAACACCGACATCCAGAACACCGACCTGACCGACGTGGAAGCCGCTCGCATCCTCAACGACCGGCTCATGACC GTGGAGCACAGCCTCCTCTCTCCGTACGTGTCCCCCCTCGAGACGCCCTTCCGTCACCTCCTGCTGGGTCGCGGCGCCCACACTCTGGCGTCCGTCGCCGAGACCGACGACATGGAGGAGCTCCACGTGCAGCTGGGGCTCGCCACCTGGACCCTGCAGGGCTGTGCCAACGCCATGGTGGGGAACATCTGGGACCTCGACCAGCAGATCTGA